DNA from Litorilinea aerophila:
GGCGTGGCGGCCTGATACCGGGGAGGCACCTCTTGTCCGGGGGCTCGTGGTACGGGGTCTGCGCATCCCGTACCACGGCTGCCCTGTAGGAGCAGGGCGCCGAAGCTGTACTGGCAGCTTCCAAACGCAAGCGCGTTCTGACTGCCATAAATTTTGTTAACATGGCGGTCATGGTTTATACTATTTAGGTTTGTGGCGTACATCTTCGCCACAGGTCCATAGGGCTTGGTTGCACCGCCGCGAGGGGCTCCGGCGGTGCAATTGCACCCTGTGGGCCGTCGGCTGCCCGCATTCCGGTGGTTCATACACCCCAGGTTCATGCCTGCGAAGTCGGGCAGCGCAGGCGCTGACGTGGTGGCAGTCGCCAGGCCGTTTTAGCGGCTGAATCTCGTTTGCGCCTTTTCTCTTTTGAAATGATATCTCTGGATAGACTCGAGATCTGGGATCATTGTCAGTGACTTGCTTCGAGTGTTTGTGTTAAGGAGAATAAATTATGTCCAAAGCGGTATTTGAGCGGAAGAAGCCGCATGTGAATGTGGGGACGATCGGGCACATCGACCACGGGAAGACGACCCTGACAGCGGCCATCACGAAGGTGTTGTCGTTAAAGGGGTGGGCGG
Protein-coding regions in this window:
- a CDS encoding GTP-binding protein, which codes for MSKAVFERKKPHVNVGTIGHIDHGKTTLTAAITKVLSLKGWA